A single Hippocampus zosterae strain Florida chromosome 1, ASM2543408v3, whole genome shotgun sequence DNA region contains:
- the zgc:110843 gene encoding CDGSH iron-sulfur domain-containing protein 1, translating into MATPGLPAIPQLSTSSGMSLSKEHFLVAVPVAVVAATGGFLVSRYLSGRSCKKGPVNTCINKDSPKVVHSFDMEDIGTKAVYCRCWKSKKFPYCDGAHSKHNEETGDNVGPLIIKKRDV; encoded by the exons ATGGCCACTCCCGGGCTACCCGCCATTCCACAATTGTCAACCAGCTCGGGAATGAGTTTGTCAAAAG AGCATTTCCTGGTCGCAGTGCCTGTTGCGGTTGTTGCAGCCACAGGAGGCTTCCTGGTGAGCCGTTACCTGAGTGGGCGGAGTTGCAAAAAGGGCCCGGTGAACACGTGTATCAACAAAGACAGTCCCAAAGTGGTTCACAGCTTTGACATGGAGGACATTGGCACCAAGGCTGTGTACTGCCGCTGTTGGAAGTCAAAGAAG TTCCCTTATTGCGATGGTGCCCATAGCAAACATAATGAGGAAACTGGCGACAATGTGGGCCCTCTCATCATCAAGAAGAGGGACGTTTGA